A region of the Sarcophilus harrisii chromosome 3, mSarHar1.11, whole genome shotgun sequence genome:
ACTGTGTCCCAAGCCCTTAGCGTTAAGAAGGACTTGGAGGACGCTGCCTTGGACTTGGCCTGGCTGACTGGGCTGGGAGCCAGGCTCTGGGTGCCCTCGCTCAGGGGTTTTCTGGATTCTGCCTCATCTTCTCCACGGTGGGAGAGCTCCCAAGAAGGCCTGGGCAGGTCCCAGCAGAACAGGATGTAGGTTTCCATGGGAGGAGGGATGGGTCCCAAATGGGgcctttggggagggggtggggatggCACAGGCTCAGGCAGAGGCTTCCCACTGGCACAGTCGATAAGGAAGGTTGGGTGTGCCCTGCCTTTGGCATTCCAGCTCCAGGCCAGCTCCCCATCGCCATCTAGAGAGGGAAGAAACCAAATACAGGAAGTTAGAATCTACCACTGAGCCCTGGGTTTAATTAcagtcacagaatcacaggatttagaatGGGTCGGGTCAGCATGGTGATTCCTGAGTCTAGGCCCAAATTAGAACCGAGACTATTGAGTTCAGccctttttttatagatgaaaaaactaaaatcaTTTTAAGTAGCAACTTTGGGATTTGAACCTGTGTTGTCAAAGAGGAAATCTTGGGCTCTTTGcactgttctttttttattattattattagagtttttattttcaaaaatatgcatggataatttttcaacattaacccttgcaaaaccttgtgttccaaattttcccccttttccccatccccttccctaggtgacaagtaatccaagatatgttaaatatatttttttaaattatgtgttaaatctaatatatgtatacataataatacatttatcgtgccacacaagaaaaatcagatcaaaaaggaagaaaaatgagaaagaaagactaCATGAAGCGAGCTTGAGTTCCAGGAGTTGGGAGGTGATTAACCCAAGCTTTGGTTAGACTATAGCTGGAGACTTATTCTGGGTACCATTGTAGGAAGCAGGAGACCATCACAGGAAGGCAAGTAGGATGGAGGAGTCAGGAGTTCCTACCAAGGCCAGTTGAAGGCACTGAGGATATTCAATCTAAAGAAGAAGTGCTGGGGCAGTGAGGTGGCTCAGTGggtggagcaccagccctgaagtcaggaggacctgagttcaaatctaacctcagacacttaacacttcctggctgtgtgaccctgggcaagtcacttaaccccaattgcctcagcaaaaaaaaaaaaaaaaaaaaaaaaaaaatcacattgggGAAACTTCTCCATCTAGGAGGGGTACCCAAGAATTAGTGAGGGAGGATGTGATCACTTTATCGAAAGCTTCTTTAAAATAAGGGCAGATCTTTCTGAAAAGGAAGATAGGTGAAAAGCTCTCAAATGAGAGAGCAGCCTAAATTCTCTGTAGTTatcaaaaggggaaactgagggacCAAAAGTAATGAAATACATCTAGATTGGGAAGAAAACCTAGATTTCCCAGTCAATGATACCAGTCAGTCTACTTTGAAAACAAGtttatagaaaaagagaatgagtgGGGGACTGTTTTTCTGATCAGAGCTGCATGCCCTGAGGCATCCCTCAACTCAAATGATCTTCCTCTATCATGCCCCAAGATGACTGGCTCCCTATGACCACTACAGGCAACAAAATGGAACCCCCTCTCCATTTCCCACAACCTCACTCCAGTCTGGGTGTTAACACTCCCCATCTGTGCCTGCTCAGGTTTAaactccctccccttcctccctcaccgATAGTGACCTGAACAAAGATATTTACCTCCTCGGGCCACATTTTTAGTGCCAAATAAGCTGGTTGGACTCCAAAAATGTTTGCCAACCCAAGGGCTATGGACCCCTGGGAAGCTACAAAGTCATTTCAAGGAGTCCCAGAATCCATATGCACACTAAGCTACAACCTTGCTCAAGATGTTTCAtttctctgaaccttagtttccccagctgtaaaatgaagataaaaatagcacttaacTTCACAGGGCTCATAGATAATAGAATAGGAAAGATCTTAAAATCCACTTattccaatccctttattttacaaacaaagaaaatgaaggttTTCTTTATCTCATCATTCTTTTCCTACTTATAATAGATTATCTTACGTGGACTTTCAGTGATtagagggaatttgtttttcttttttccccccatcagCAATGCTCTGACTTTAAGCAACAGAAGAGATGTCAGCCAACAAACCCGAAAAGGTTTCCTCTTCCTTGAGGAATTCCTTATCTTAAAGAAATCCTAAGTTTAGTCCTGATCTCTATTGCTCCTCTTTCCAGAGAagatttccttttccccctcatttgtaaaatggggatcataatagcatctcCTCCCAGGactgttctgaggatcaaataagagaatacttgccaaagtgcttagcactgtgcctggaacagaacaggtacttaataaacactaatttccttccttcatcacAAAAGTCAAAGACTTGGAGCATTTGACATGTGACGCCCCGGAAAGGTGATTGCCTGCCCCATGTGATTCAGATGGTAGATAGAGAGGCTGGGATTCTTTTCTGTTCTGGCATCCTGGGCGTTCTATTAGCTCAACCCTCTGACAGACTTGGAGTAAGGCTAAGCAGAGATAATTAATGCTGATATCTGGACTCATGGCCCAAAGAAACTCCTCTACAAATGTAAAGGAGAGATTATTTAGCAGAAGTTCCTACCCCATGCCTTTCAAATGTCTCCTTCCAACTTACATCTCTTGGGCATCTTTCCAAGGAGATCCTCATGCCACTGGCTCTTTCCTAAgcacagaaagaaggaaaaggtggAGCCAagagcagaacaaagaaaaaccaTGATCCGACCTCCTTCTTATTCCAAATAACTGGGAATTATGGGACCACTGAACATAAGACATGGAAGAGACCTGATCAACTAGACAGTTTAGCCTATATGACCCAAAGCGTTCTCTACTATTCACATGCCCCAAGAAAGTGTCGTTCAGCCTCTTTCAGTAAAAGGGGAGTCCCTCACCTCCATTCTGGAACAGccctaattgttaggaagctcTGTCCTACTTGGAAGATCCATCGAgcttaaatttaatttctctctttggGTCTGGCTCCAATCTCTAGATCCAAATAACCTGGTAGCCTTTTAAATACTTGGAGACAACTATCATGTTTTTCCCATGTTTTCCTCTCTTCTAGGCTAAAACATGACTAATTTCTTTAAATGACCTTTATATGACATTAATTTAGGGCCTTTGCCCACCTAGGTACCCTCTCCTGGACATTATCTTCAAGTGACCAGCATCCTTTTAGGTGCCCGGATCTGAAGACTCCAGATGGGGTGAGATAAAGGCAGGCCACAGTGAAATTATCACCTCCCTAAAACGTAGTGGGTATATCCCTCTAAATGAAGTCCAAGATTACATTAGAGTTTTTGACCAACAGGTCAAAAAAGTCCTACTGTTGACTCCCATTGAACTTGTAGTTCACTTAGACCCTCGGATTTTTTCAGAAATGTTTTCTAAGCATGTCACTTCCAACTTCTACTTGTGAGGTTGATTTTTTATACCCAAACACCAGACTTTACATTTGTTCTCAATAAATTCCATCTTACTAAATCCAATCCAATGGCTCTTAGCCTGCCAAcactttttttggatttttattcTATAATCCATTCAGCTTTGGACATCTGCAGATTCAATGTATCTTGAACACTTTCATCAATTACTtctataaaaaagcaaaaagccaACCATAGATCTCTGAGGTACTCTATTAAAACCTCCTGCCACGTTGAAATTGAAagattaacaattatttttttgagTCCAACTATCTGTCCAGTTTTGAATGAATCCTATCTGATTGAATTACTGCCTAATccaaatcttttcaatttccacTTCAGAATATTGTGAGAAACCTTATTAACCTTTTATTAATCTATTTAACCTTTGTTAAAAATCTGTATCCCTCATTTGCTAATTTAATAATCCTGttaaaaaattggaatgcaatTAGTCTGCCATCCTCTGTTCCTAATGAAATCTTTGTAATCACCACTTCCCTTTCCAGATGATCACCAACCATCTCTTTAATGCTCCCCTCTAGGCTTTTCCCAAAGAAGttaaatttgtatttactttcctattattgaaaactgggacatttgCCCTGCTTCCTTAGGTATAACTAGCTGGGTCTCTTTGATAAACCAAGCCAACTCCCTTGAGTTTGGATATTTGTATTTTCTCAGCCAAGAGGTAGATTATACACATGAGGAACAGGAGAGCAATCCTTACTAAATCTTACTGAAATAATCTATTAATTGTTTCAGTTTAGTTGGAGATCAAGTTTTTTATGCTATGGATTTTGGTAAATTCTGTAAGATGAGACTATAAAGGAATATGAATATCAGACATGatattaaaatacatgtatattactataataaatacttaaatactttGGGCCTCAAAATATCAAACTCAGAGAGATCTGATACCAAgggatatttttgaaatatttcaaagtcAGACTGATTGATGAAGAACGGAGGTCTAAAATGAAGTGTCATCAACCAGAGTTTATTAGGTGCTTATTATTTACCAGACATAGACTGAGGATAGAAAAAGGTGAAGACAAGGCAGTTCCTAGGTTTGACTCTAAGGAAAGTGAAATGGATTTGAGGGCTGGGAGGGGGTTAAAAAATGGCCTCAACGTCATAAAagctatttatgtttttaaagtacTGGATAGTACAtgaccttttttt
Encoded here:
- the SRARP gene encoding steroid receptor-associated and regulated protein isoform X1, encoding MYLKSHLEDGAGKSQWHEDLLGKMPKRYGDGELAWSWNAKGRAHPTFLIDCASGKPLPEPVPSPPPPQRPHLGPIPPPMETYILFCWDLPRPSWELSHRGEDEAESRKPLSEGTQSLAPSPVSQAKSKAASSKSFLTLRAWDTVKGSLKAFCSCICGQEN
- the SRARP gene encoding steroid receptor-associated and regulated protein isoform X2 translates to MYLKSHLEDGADGDGELAWSWNAKGRAHPTFLIDCASGKPLPEPVPSPPPPQRPHLGPIPPPMETYILFCWDLPRPSWELSHRGEDEAESRKPLSEGTQSLAPSPVSQAKSKAASSKSFLTLRAWDTVKGSLKAFCSCICGQEN